ATTGGGCTTGCTGGCCACCATAACGGCGGATCCCCGTCGCCTGCGTGGCGTCCCGGATCTCCCCCACCAACTGCTCAATGACATCCTCAAGGAAGAGCACGCCCTGGGTGTCGCCACCGGCACCAACGACTCGCGCCAAGTGTGATCCCGTGCGCTGCATGACCGACATGGCCTGCTCGATCTCGTCATCCGGTGCCAGGTTCGCCAAGGAACGGATGCGGCCTTCGGCAATGGGGTGCTTCCGGCCCTCCTCCGGGATGGACAGGATGTCCTTCACGTGCAGGTAACCGGCGAGTTCGCCGTCGTCGTCCACCATCGGGAATCGTGAGAAACCTGTCCGGCTGACTGCCTTTTCCAGGTCCACGGGGGTGGACGCCGTCTTGAGCACCATGAGCTTGTCCAGCGGAACCATGATGTGGGCCGCCGTGTGCTCGGAGAACTCCAAGGCTCCACTCAACAGGCCCGTTTCATCGTCCACCAATCCATGGCGGGTGGACTCCTGGACGATCGATTGGACCTCTTCGAGCGTGAACGAGGAAGACACCTCATCCTTGGGTTCGATCTTCATCAACCGCAGGATGTGGTTGGCCAGCCAGTTGAGGGTCCAAATGACCGGATTGACCAAGCGGGCAATGAACATCAGCGGCGGGGCCAACAGCAGTGCTGCCTTGTCAGCCACGGACACCGAGATGTTCTTCGGAACCATTTCGCCAAAGGTGACGTGCAGGAACGTTACGAACAGCAGGGCGATCGCGAAGGCGATGATATCCGCCAGCTCGACCGGAACGCCCACCAGTTCAAGAGGCTCAGCCAGCAAATGGTGGATGGCAGGCTCCGCCACCTGAAGAATCAGGAGCGAGCAAACGGTGATGCCCAATTGGGCGCAAGCCAGCATGAGCGAGACATTTTCCATGGCGCGCAATGTTGTCTGCGCGCGTTTGGAACCGGCCTCCGCCAGCGGTTCGATCTGGCTGCGCCGGGCCGACATGACTGCGAATTCCGCACCCACGAAGAACGCGTTGCCGATTAGGAGCACGACGAGCCAGAGGATTCCTACCCAGTCGCTCATAGGGCACCTGCTTCATGACGGGCGCTTTCTGCGTCCTCTGGGGACGACTCGTCCGTCTCCACGTGATGGAAGCAGATCCTGTCGATTCTCCGGCCGTCCATCCTGGTCACTGTCAGCGTGCCGCCGACGGCGTCCACGACGTCGCCGACCTTGGCGATGCGTCCCAGCTGGCTCATGACGTACCCGCCCACGGTTTCGTAGGCGGATTCGTCAGGGACTACCAGGTTGGGGATTTGCTCTGTTACTTCGTCGGGCCGCAGAAGGCCGGGGAAGTACCAATCCCCGGATGCGCTCTGCAGCACGCCGGGACGGACTTTGTCGTGCTCGTCCGCCACTTCGCCCACAATCTCTTCCACCAGGTCTTCGAGGGTGGTGATGCCGGCCGTGCCACCATATTCATCCAGGACAACGGCCAGTTGCAGGTTGCCCTCACGCAGTTCCGACAGGAGCGCATCCAGGTGGATGGTTTCCGGAACCTGGAGGACGTCGGTCATGATCGCTCCGGCCTGGAGCTTGGAACGGCGCTCAGCGGGTACGGCCACGGCTTTCTTAACGTGGACCACCCCGCGGATATCGTCCGTGGAATCGCCAATGACAGGGAACCGCGAGTATCCGGTCCTACGGGCGGCATCGAGGATGTCCGCCACCGACTGGTCGGCGTCGATCGTTTCCATCCGGATGCGCGGGGTCATGACGTCCGCCGCGGTGCGTCCCGAAAAGTTCAGGGTTCGCGCCACGAAGTTGGCCGTGCCGGCATCCAGCGTCCCAAGCTCAGCGGAACGCCGTACCAACGAGGCGAGTTCCGCGGGGGTGCGTGCGCCCGAGATCTCTTCCTTGGCCTCAAGACCGAAAAGGTTCAGCACCTTGTTCGAAAAGCCATTGAGCACCACAATCGCCGGTTTGAAGACCGCAGTGAACATCAGCTGCGGACGGGCGAGCCGCTTGCCCAGCGGGAATGCAAGGGCGATGGCCATGTTCTTGGGAACCAACTCGCCGATCAGCATGGACAGGAGGGTCGCGAAGGCCATGGCAACGATCAACGCGACCGAGTGCACCACCTCGGAGGGAAGGCCCAGCAGGCCCAGGGGCCCTACCAGCAACTGCCCAACGGAGGGCTCCATCACGAAACCAGTCAACAGCGTGGTCAGCGTGATGCCGAGCTGGCAACTGGAGAGCTGGGTGGAAAGCGATTTCAGGCACTTCAGCAACGGGGCGGCCGCTTGGTCTCCGTTGTCGACTGCACGCTGGACACTGGACTGGTCCAGGGCAACGAGGGAAAACTCAACTGCTACGAAAAAGCCGGTGCCAAGAATCAGGGCAAAGCCGGCCAGGAGAAGAATCCATTCCACTTAGCGCATCACTCCAAGGGTGGGCGAGTGCAATGGGGATAACGCCATCGGCCTGGGGATTCGCCCCGGCGGAGGCTGGTCGGGCGCCGCGGACGCATGGTCTGCGGCACCACCGGCAGTAAACGCCGGCGCGTGATGGGCATGTGAACGGGTATTGCCGGCTCGACGGGCACGCTGTGCGGAGTTGCCAGTTTGGCTCCCCCGACAGTTCCCAGGCCGGCACCTAGATTTACTGTCCATAAGACTTTCAGTCTACAGTCCGCCGGCAGGGACCCCACACGCGGGTTACCGCACATTAATGGACGCCTTGGTCCACTAAGTCAGCTCCAACATGATTTAGGTCACCACTATTGGCAGTTAACCAACGATCCTAACTAGACTGTCAGGGGTCTGAGTTCGCGGGACCCGGACCCTGTCCCATCGTTGCGGAAAAGCAACCTTGGCCAGCGGGAAAACAACACTCATGGAAGAGGCGTATTTCAAGTGCCAGAGCAGCCCAGCCACCGTCTACCAGAGGAATTTGGCGGAAACGAGTGGCTCGTTGACGAACTGTACGAGCGGTACCAACAGGACAAGAATTCGGTCGACGCCAAGTGGTGGCCGCTCTTCGAATCCTTTGCCTCCGCTGACGGCACTTCTTCCAACGGAACCTCCGCAGCTCCAGCAGCTGCCAATCCCCCAACCCAAGTACTTCCCGTAGTGGCTCCGGCCGCAGCGGCCCCGGCACCGGCGCCGGCCGCTCCCGCAGCTGCCACGGAGACTGCCCCTGCAGCACCGGCTCCGGCCAAGAAAGAACCGGCCACGGTTGCCCGGGACGGAGCAAAGAAGCCCGCCGGCGGCAACGCAACACAGCCCATACCGGCCCAGCTGCCCAAGAGCACCAAGGCCCCCACCGCGCCGGAAGAAGACGTCGTCTCCGTCCTGCGTGGCCCAGCCAAGGCAATCGCCACCAACATGGTCACCAGCCTGGAAGTACCCACCGCCACCAGCGTCCGGGCAGTTCCCGCCAAGCTGCTCATCGACAACCGTGTGGTCATCAACTCCAACCTCGCCCGCGCACGTGGTGGCAAGGTGTCCTTCACGCACCTCATCGGCTACGCCGTTGTCCGTGCGCTCTCCCAGTTCCCCTCGATGAACGTCTACTACGACGAAATCGACGGCAAGCCAAGCGCCGTGCAGCCCGCGCACGTCAACTTCGGCATCGCCATCGACATGCCCAAGCCCGATGGCACGCGCCTCCTGATGGTTCCCAACATCAAGAAGGCCGAGACCATGGACTTCGCCGAGTTCTGGCACACCTATGAGGACCTGATCAAGCGCGCCCGCAACGGCAAGCTGACGGCCGATGACCACGCAGGCACCACGGTTTCGCTGACCAACCCCGGCGGCATCGGCACGGTCCACTCCGTGCCGCGTCTTTCCAAGGGCCAGGCTGCCATCATCGGCGTCGGCGCCCTCGACTACCCGGCGGAGTTCCAGGGCGCCAGCGAGAAAATCATCGCCCAGAACGCCATCAGCAAGATCCTGACGCTGACCTCCACCTACGATCACCGCGTGATCCAGGGCGCGGGCAGTGGCGAGTTCCTCAAGCTGGTCCACCAGCTCCTCCTCGGCGCGCAGAATTTCTACGACGAGATCTTCGAAGCCCTGCGCATCCCGTACGAGCCCGTGCGCTGGAGCCCGGACCTGCAGGTGGATCCGGCCGACGAGATCAATAAGGTCGCCCGCATCCAGCAGCTGATCCACTCCTACCGCGTGCGCGGCCACCTGATGGCCGACACCGATCCCCTGGAGTACGTCCAGCGCAAGCACCCGGACCTGGATGTCCTGACCTACGGCTTGACGCTGTGGGACCTGGACCGCGAATGGCCTACGGGCGGGTTCGGCGGTAAGCCGCAGCTGAAGTTCCGCGACATCCTTGGGGTGCTGCGCGACGCTTACTGCCGCACCACCGGCATCGAGTACATGCACATCCAGGAGCCGGCGGAACGCAAATGGTTCCAGGACCAGCTGGAGCACCCGTACTCCAAGCCGAGCCGTGAAGAGCAGCTTCGCATTGTCTCCAAGCTCAATGCGGCTGAGGCTTTCGAAACCTTCCTGCAGACCAAGTTCGTCGGCCAGAAGCGCTTCTCCCTGGAGGGTGGCGAGTCGCTGATCCCGCTGCTCGACGCCGTCATCTCTGATGCAGCCGACGACGGTCTGGACGAGGTTGCCATCGGCATGGCCCACCGTGGCCGCCTCAACGTGCTGACCAACATCGCAGGCAAGACGTACGCCCAGGTCTTCCGCGAATTCGAAGGCACCCAGGACCCACGCTCTGTCCAGGGCTCCGGTGACGTCAAGTACCACCTCGGCACCGAAGGCACCTTCACCTCGGACAACGGCAAGCAGACCAAGGTCTACCTGGCCGCGAACCCGTCGCACCTGGAGGCCGTGGATTCTGTCCTTGAAGGCATCGTCCGCGCCAAGCAGGATCGCCTGGACCAGGGTGAGTCCTTCCCTGTCCTGCCCATCATGGTCCACGGTGACGCAGCTTTCGCGGGCCAGGGCGTTGTGGCTGAAACCCTCAACCTCTCGCAGCTCCGCGGTTACCGCACCGGTGGCACCATCCACGTGATCGTCAACAACCAGGTTGGATTCACCACCGCTCCGTCCTCCTCGCGTTCGTCCACGTACTCCACGGACGTCGCCAAGATGATCCAGGCACCGGTCTTCCACGTGAACGGCGACGATCCCGAAGCCGTGGTCCGCGTTGCACAGCTCGCCTACGAGTTCCGTCAGCGTTTCCACAAGGATGTCGTCATCGACATGGTCTGCTACCGTCGTCGCGGCCACAACGAGGGCGACGACCCCTCGATGACCCAGCCACTCATGTACAACCTGATCGAGGCCAAGCGCTCCGTTCGCAAGCTGTACACCGAGTCGCTGATCGGCCGTGGTGACATCACCGAGGAAGAAGCAGAGCAGTTGCTCCGCGACTACCAGGAACGCCTCGAGCGGGTCTTCGCTGAAACGCACGCTGCCCAGACATCGCCGATCCCGATCATCACCGCGGACTCGGCAGCTGTCTCGGACATCGAGCGGCCCATCGCCCAGCAGGCTGACTTCGGGACCAACTCCCCGGCATCCACCGCGATTTCCGCTGAGACGCTTGCCCGCATCGGCAAGGCCCACCTGGAAGTCCCGGAAGGCTTCACCGTTCACTCCAAGCTCAAGCAGCTGTTGGAGAAGCGCGAGCAGATGTCCCGTGAAGGCGGCATCGACTGGGGCTTCGGCGAGATCGCGGCCTTCGGCTCGTTGATCATGGAGGGCGTGCCCGTTCGTTTGGCAGGCCAGGACTCCCGCCGCGGAACGTTCGTCCAGCGCCACGCAGTCTTCCACGACCGTGCCAACGGCAACGAATGGCTCCCCCTGGGCAACCTCTCGGATGACCAGGCCAAGCTGTGGATCTACGATTCGCTGTTGTCCGAATACGCAGCAATGGGCTTCGAATACGGCTACTCGGTAGAGCGCCCCGATGCCCTGGTCCTGTGGGAAGCCCAGTTCGGTGACTTCGTCAACGGTGCGCAGACCATCATTGACGAGTTCATCTCCTCGGCTGAGCAGAAGTGGGGCCAGCGTTCCTCGCTGGTGCTCATGCTGCCGCACGGTTACGAAGGCCAGGGTCCGGACCACTCGTCCGCACGCATTGAGCGCTTCCTGCAGATGTGCGCCGAGGACAACATGATCGTGGCGAACCCCACCACGGCCGCTTCGCACTTCCACTTGCTCCGCCGCCAGGCCTACAGCCGTCCGCGCAAGCCGTTGATCATCTTCACGCCCAAGCAGCTGCTGCGCCTCAAGGGCGCCGCTTCCGCCGTCGAAGACTTCACGAACGGCGGCTTCAGGCCGGTCATCAGCGATCCTGAGGTGCAGCCGGCTAACGTTGACCGCGTCATCCTGGTCTCGGGCCGTTTGTACTACGACCTCCTGTCCAACCGGCAGAAGTCCGGCGATACTTCCACAGCCATCATCCGCGTAGAGCAGCTTTACCCGCTGCCCAAGGCTGAGATCGATGCGGAGCTCGCCAAGTACCCGAACGCTGACGTCGTGTGGGCGCAGGACGAACCCGCTAACCAGGGTCCATGGCCGTTCATGGGCCTGAACCTGGCACCGGAGCTTGATCGCAAGCTTCGCTTGGTGTCGCGTCCGGCGTCTGCGTCGACGGCGGCAGGTTCCATGAAGCGCCACGCTGCTGAACAGGATGCCCTGATCAAGCAGGCGTTCGAACGCAAGTAAAACCGAAACTGCCCGGCCCGAGGAGCGATAAGCGCGCCTCAGGCCGGGCAGTTCTGTTTAATGGGACAGGTACCGGTTCCCGAACCGGCTGTTGAGCCTGAACCGTGCAAGGACCGTAACGAGTGTGAAGAGGTAACCGTGGAAGACAGGAAGCTGCGCATTGCAGCTGTAGGAGATGAACTGCTCGCGGGCCTGGGGGATCCCCGCGCATTGGGCTGGCTCGGAAGAGTGCTTGCCCGTACGCCCCAGGACTCCGTCGTAGTGGAGAGTTTCCCGCTCCCCTGTCCCATGGAGGGGACCGAGGGGCTCGCCGCGCGTTGGCAGGATGAAGCGGGCAGGCGTTTCAGCGACACCCACGAGAACCGCCTGGTGATCGGCTTGTCCGGCCGCGACCTGGAGTTTGGCCTGTCCACTGCGCGGAGCAGGCTGAACCTCGCCAATATCCTGGACGGGGCCTCACACAGCAGCGTTGAGGTCTTTGTGGTCGGTCCCCCACCCACGCTCGATCCCGCCCGGAACAAGCGGCTTGCCGAGCTCAACACGGCGTTTGCCGATGTCACAACCCGGCGGAATCACCACTACGTTGACACTTTCTCCCCCTTGCTCAATCACGAGCAGTGGAGGACGGACCTTGCAGCCAACGGAGGGACGCCGGGCCAGGCGGGCTACGGGTTGATTGCCTGGCTGGTCCTGCACCGCGGCTGGTTCCAATGGCTCAACATCGCCCAGCCTGAGTAGCCGGTAAACGGGTTCGCCGCCCTGCCTGATGCACGCAGACCATTGCACCTCCCCGATTCGCGATATATCGTGAGTTCCATCAACGCGATATATCGCAATCTGGAGGGGACATGTCTGAGGAGCTATGGACCATAACTGGTCCGCAAACCATCGAAGTGGACCACGTCCGCTCGCTGAAATTGGGAATCGTCAAGGGTCGTTTCGACGTGGTGACCCATGATGAGGACTTTGTCCGGATCGAAATCAGCGAGATTACCGGCGACCCGCTGACTGTCACCCTGGTGGATGGCCGCCTTGAAGTGCGCCATCAGCTACAGGGGCCGCAAGGCTGGTTCCGGAACCTGATGGGCACGGTCAACAACACCAGCACCAACTCCGTGGTGGTGGGAATCGCCCTCCCCAACGGCGTCGACGTCGAAGCGGGTACGGTCAGCGGCGACGGCATGGTGTCTGGCACCAGCGGCCGCACCCGGCTGAACACAGTCTCCGGTTCCGTCATGGCGGACGGCACCAGCGGCGAACTCCACGTCAACACGGTGAGCGGCGAGGTCATCGCCAGAAACCACGACGGCGTCCTGACCGCCAAAAGCGTCTCCGGCGAAGTTACCGCGTCGGGCACGTTCAAGAACGTCCGTGCGAACACTGTCAGCGGTGACCTCAGCTTCGACCTTCAGGACTTCACGAACGATCTTGGGGCGAACTCCGTCTCCGGCGACCTGACCATCCGGCTGCCCCACGACGTTGGCTTGGACATCGTCGCGAAGTCGGCCAGCGGATCAGTGGTGATCGACGATCAGATGTACGCCCAGCCGGGCAGCAACGTGCACACCATCGTGGGGCCCGATGAGCGGCTGATGCTGGTCCGCACCAACACGGTTTCCGGCAAGACGTACATCATGCATGCCTCCGCGCCCACACCGGACCACGACCACCCTGCCAGCGGGGAAGCAGGCCTCTGATGCCCCCGGTCTTCGCCCACGGGGCCCTGCGCCTCTACCTGCTTGCCTTGCTCGAAGCAGGCCCAAAGCACGGATATGAACTGATCAAGGCCCTGGGCGACCGCTTCGGCGGCACCTACTCCCCCAGCGCCGGCACCATCTATCCCCGCCTGGGCAAGCTGGAAGAAGAAGGACTCGTCGCCACCGAGACCGAAGGCAGGCGCACCAAGTACTTCATTACCGACGCCGGCCGCGCGGAACTGGATGGCAGACGGGCTG
This Paenarthrobacter sp. GOM3 DNA region includes the following protein-coding sequences:
- a CDS encoding DUF4097 family beta strand repeat-containing protein, whose product is MSEELWTITGPQTIEVDHVRSLKLGIVKGRFDVVTHDEDFVRIEISEITGDPLTVTLVDGRLEVRHQLQGPQGWFRNLMGTVNNTSTNSVVVGIALPNGVDVEAGTVSGDGMVSGTSGRTRLNTVSGSVMADGTSGELHVNTVSGEVIARNHDGVLTAKSVSGEVTASGTFKNVRANTVSGDLSFDLQDFTNDLGANSVSGDLTIRLPHDVGLDIVAKSASGSVVIDDQMYAQPGSNVHTIVGPDERLMLVRTNTVSGKTYIMHASAPTPDHDHPASGEAGL
- a CDS encoding multifunctional oxoglutarate decarboxylase/oxoglutarate dehydrogenase thiamine pyrophosphate-binding subunit/dihydrolipoyllysine-residue succinyltransferase subunit; this translates as MPEQPSHRLPEEFGGNEWLVDELYERYQQDKNSVDAKWWPLFESFASADGTSSNGTSAAPAAANPPTQVLPVVAPAAAAPAPAPAAPAAATETAPAAPAPAKKEPATVARDGAKKPAGGNATQPIPAQLPKSTKAPTAPEEDVVSVLRGPAKAIATNMVTSLEVPTATSVRAVPAKLLIDNRVVINSNLARARGGKVSFTHLIGYAVVRALSQFPSMNVYYDEIDGKPSAVQPAHVNFGIAIDMPKPDGTRLLMVPNIKKAETMDFAEFWHTYEDLIKRARNGKLTADDHAGTTVSLTNPGGIGTVHSVPRLSKGQAAIIGVGALDYPAEFQGASEKIIAQNAISKILTLTSTYDHRVIQGAGSGEFLKLVHQLLLGAQNFYDEIFEALRIPYEPVRWSPDLQVDPADEINKVARIQQLIHSYRVRGHLMADTDPLEYVQRKHPDLDVLTYGLTLWDLDREWPTGGFGGKPQLKFRDILGVLRDAYCRTTGIEYMHIQEPAERKWFQDQLEHPYSKPSREEQLRIVSKLNAAEAFETFLQTKFVGQKRFSLEGGESLIPLLDAVISDAADDGLDEVAIGMAHRGRLNVLTNIAGKTYAQVFREFEGTQDPRSVQGSGDVKYHLGTEGTFTSDNGKQTKVYLAANPSHLEAVDSVLEGIVRAKQDRLDQGESFPVLPIMVHGDAAFAGQGVVAETLNLSQLRGYRTGGTIHVIVNNQVGFTTAPSSSRSSTYSTDVAKMIQAPVFHVNGDDPEAVVRVAQLAYEFRQRFHKDVVIDMVCYRRRGHNEGDDPSMTQPLMYNLIEAKRSVRKLYTESLIGRGDITEEEAEQLLRDYQERLERVFAETHAAQTSPIPIITADSAAVSDIERPIAQQADFGTNSPASTAISAETLARIGKAHLEVPEGFTVHSKLKQLLEKREQMSREGGIDWGFGEIAAFGSLIMEGVPVRLAGQDSRRGTFVQRHAVFHDRANGNEWLPLGNLSDDQAKLWIYDSLLSEYAAMGFEYGYSVERPDALVLWEAQFGDFVNGAQTIIDEFISSAEQKWGQRSSLVLMLPHGYEGQGPDHSSARIERFLQMCAEDNMIVANPTTAASHFHLLRRQAYSRPRKPLIIFTPKQLLRLKGAASAVEDFTNGGFRPVISDPEVQPANVDRVILVSGRLYYDLLSNRQKSGDTSTAIIRVEQLYPLPKAEIDAELAKYPNADVVWAQDEPANQGPWPFMGLNLAPELDRKLRLVSRPASASTAAGSMKRHAAEQDALIKQAFERK
- a CDS encoding hemolysin family protein — its product is MEWILLLAGFALILGTGFFVAVEFSLVALDQSSVQRAVDNGDQAAAPLLKCLKSLSTQLSSCQLGITLTTLLTGFVMEPSVGQLLVGPLGLLGLPSEVVHSVALIVAMAFATLLSMLIGELVPKNMAIALAFPLGKRLARPQLMFTAVFKPAIVVLNGFSNKVLNLFGLEAKEEISGARTPAELASLVRRSAELGTLDAGTANFVARTLNFSGRTAADVMTPRIRMETIDADQSVADILDAARRTGYSRFPVIGDSTDDIRGVVHVKKAVAVPAERRSKLQAGAIMTDVLQVPETIHLDALLSELREGNLQLAVVLDEYGGTAGITTLEDLVEEIVGEVADEHDKVRPGVLQSASGDWYFPGLLRPDEVTEQIPNLVVPDESAYETVGGYVMSQLGRIAKVGDVVDAVGGTLTVTRMDGRRIDRICFHHVETDESSPEDAESARHEAGAL
- a CDS encoding GDSL-type esterase/lipase family protein, giving the protein MEDRKLRIAAVGDELLAGLGDPRALGWLGRVLARTPQDSVVVESFPLPCPMEGTEGLAARWQDEAGRRFSDTHENRLVIGLSGRDLEFGLSTARSRLNLANILDGASHSSVEVFVVGPPPTLDPARNKRLAELNTAFADVTTRRNHHYVDTFSPLLNHEQWRTDLAANGGTPGQAGYGLIAWLVLHRGWFQWLNIAQPE
- a CDS encoding hemolysin family protein, which gives rise to MSDWVGILWLVVLLIGNAFFVGAEFAVMSARRSQIEPLAEAGSKRAQTTLRAMENVSLMLACAQLGITVCSLLILQVAEPAIHHLLAEPLELVGVPVELADIIAFAIALLFVTFLHVTFGEMVPKNISVSVADKAALLLAPPLMFIARLVNPVIWTLNWLANHILRLMKIEPKDEVSSSFTLEEVQSIVQESTRHGLVDDETGLLSGALEFSEHTAAHIMVPLDKLMVLKTASTPVDLEKAVSRTGFSRFPMVDDDGELAGYLHVKDILSIPEEGRKHPIAEGRIRSLANLAPDDEIEQAMSVMQRTGSHLARVVGAGGDTQGVLFLEDVIEQLVGEIRDATQATGIRRYGGQQAQ